From Acinetobacter suaedae, one genomic window encodes:
- a CDS encoding trimeric intracellular cation channel family protein, which yields MLLTVIYIIAITAEAMTGALSAGRRSMDWFGVTLIACVTALGGGSVRDVLLGHYPLTWVKHPEYLVLTCCAAFVTILIAKWMKHLRNIFLVLDALGLIGFTIIGCQIALEMGHGFVVSAVAGVLTGVSGGILRDILCNDVPLVFRRELYASISFVAVICYWVCLQLGLGLELTVIATLVFGFSLRLIAIYFGLEMPKFIYQDDDAESASSTDEH from the coding sequence ATGTTACTCACCGTGATTTATATTATTGCCATTACTGCAGAAGCAATGACAGGTGCACTGTCAGCAGGCCGCCGTAGTATGGATTGGTTCGGTGTGACATTGATTGCTTGTGTTACTGCTTTGGGCGGTGGTTCTGTACGTGATGTTTTATTGGGGCACTATCCTTTAACTTGGGTGAAGCATCCAGAATATTTGGTTTTGACGTGTTGTGCTGCCTTTGTCACGATCCTTATTGCCAAATGGATGAAGCATTTACGTAATATTTTCTTGGTACTTGATGCACTTGGTTTAATCGGATTTACGATTATTGGCTGTCAGATTGCCTTGGAAATGGGGCATGGTTTTGTCGTCTCAGCAGTCGCTGGTGTATTAACTGGTGTATCAGGCGGTATTTTGCGCGATATTTTGTGTAATGACGTGCCTTTGGTGTTCCGCCGTGAGCTATATGCCAGTATTTCCTTTGTAGCGGTGATTTGTTATTGGGTATGTTTGCAGTTGGGGTTGGGCTTAGAGTTGACTGTGATTGCGACTTTGGTTTTTGGTTTTTCACTGCGTTTGATTGCGATTTATTTTGGTCTGGAAATGCCGAAATTTATCTACCAAGATGATGATGCCGAGTCTGCTTC
- a CDS encoding YchJ family protein has translation MTLLKNCPCGRGLYVECCQPLHLKQQVAESAEQLMRSRYSAFALQQIDYILETTALGQQALLDREAIADWSQSNQWLKLEVLRHQPKLDKTHALVEFKAHYCDKNQDGKQPHIHHEVSHFVLYQQLWYFLDPTLDMQITMKQACICGSGKKFKQCCAQFI, from the coding sequence ATGACACTGTTAAAGAACTGCCCATGTGGACGCGGCTTATATGTAGAATGCTGTCAACCGCTTCATTTAAAACAGCAAGTTGCTGAAAGTGCTGAGCAATTGATGCGCTCGCGCTATAGCGCCTTTGCCCTACAGCAAATTGACTATATTTTGGAAACAACGGCTCTGGGGCAACAAGCATTGTTAGATCGAGAGGCGATTGCTGACTGGAGTCAGTCTAATCAATGGTTAAAATTAGAGGTGCTTCGACATCAACCCAAGCTTGATAAAACACATGCATTGGTTGAGTTTAAAGCGCATTACTGTGATAAAAATCAGGATGGAAAACAGCCACATATTCATCATGAGGTTTCGCATTTTGTCTTGTATCAACAGCTTTGGTATTTTCTTGATCCTACTTTAGATATGCAAATCACCATGAAACAAGCATGTATTTGTGGCTCAGGGAAAAAATTTAAGCAATGTTGTGCACAATTCATCTAA